In the Leucoraja erinacea ecotype New England chromosome 32, Leri_hhj_1, whole genome shotgun sequence genome, one interval contains:
- the LOC129712451 gene encoding uncharacterized protein LOC129712451: MMTCSSCHIPYRIETRPNSGGRGRLLTEEQERAVVNMVRARNDIRLREIRQNILDDEDLFRNVEAISLPTIARVLKRHQVSLKQLYRVPFERNADRVKQLRIEQMALDADENHHKFVFVDEAGFNLAKTRRRGQNLIGQRATIQVPARRGANISMCAAISEDGVVGRRSLIGAYNAELLVAFLDELTLVCRAVGVIYVIVWDNVRFHHAHLVQAWFQAHPQFLTVYLPPYSPFLNPIEEFFSTWRWKVYDRHPHQQVTLLQAMDNACDDITADQCQAWIRHARRYFPRCLANENIYADVDENLWPNPQDRVDGDDE, from the exons ATGATGACATGTTCTTCCTGTCATATTCCCTACAGAATTGAGACTAGACCCAATAGTGGAGGCAGAGGCAGACTCCTCACTGAGGAACAGGAACGGGCTGTGGTCAACATGGTCCGGGCCAGAAATGACATTCGGCTTAGAGAAATCAGACAGAACATCCTGGACGATGAAGATCTCTTCAGGAATGTGGAAGCCATAAGTTTGCCGACCATTGCACGTGTTCTGAAAAGGCACCAGGTTTCCCTCAAACAGTTGTACCGTGTGCCTTTTGAAAGAAATGCAGACAGAGTGAAGCAACTGAGGATTGA ACAAATGGCCCTGGATGCGGATGAAAATCATCACAAATTTGTTTTTGTGGATGAGGCAGGCTTCAACCTGGCCAAGACAAGGAGGAGAGGGCAAAATTTAATTGGCCAGCGGGCAACCATACAAGTACCTGCACGACGTGGGGCCAACATCAGTATGTGTGCGGCGATATCAGAAGATGGTGTGGTAGGGCGCAGATCTCTGATTGGCGCATACAATGCAGAGCTGCTTGTTGCATTTCTTGATGAGCTAACTCTAGTCTGTAGAGCTGTTGGTGTAATTTATGTCATTGTGTGGGACAACGTCAGGTTCCACCACGCTCATCTGGTGCAGGCATGGTTTCAGGCCCATCCACAGTTCCTCACTGTGTACTTGCCCCCATACTCTCCTTTCCTTAACCCCATTGAGGAATTTTTCTCCACATGGAGGTGGAAAGTGTATGATCGGCATCCGCATCAAcaagtgacccttcttcaggccatggACAATGCCTGCGATGACATTACAGCAGACCAGTGTCAGGCCTGGATTCGCCATGCGCGAAGGTACTTTCCAAGATGTTTGGCAAATGAAAACATCTATGCGGATGTGGATGAGAACCTGTGGCCCAATCCACAAGACAGGGTTGATGGGGATGACGAGTGA